One stretch of Bacteroidota bacterium DNA includes these proteins:
- a CDS encoding biopolymer transporter Tol: MMLKKSVLSLNRLICFALAIFSFTSAQENHYNHGDLNWKSIETAHFFVHYHEGTERTANVIAKIAEDIYGPVTTLYQHEPDHKVNFIVKDFDDYSNGAAYFYDNKIEIWAPSLDFVFRGSHNWLRNVITHEFTHIIQIQTSMKFGRRFPGFYLQWLNYEEERRQDVLYGYPNTVVSYPLSGFVIPSWFAEGVAQYNRPELSYDFWDSHRDMILRSYVLDSNMLSWSEMSVFGKTSLGNESSYNAGFALTRYISEQYGQDAIPNIAKNISRINNVMIDQAIERTIGISGEQLYNDWKDTLTARYKRQTSRIIPYLVEGRKFFLDGEDSLITGIGFGNLNPSFSPVDNRFIYTSNKDQDYLGSSELFLANFDTKKEEQIVSGVRSQLSWSPDGKKIYYTKHSHQNPSGSEISDIYSYSIEQEEETRITFGRRAISASVSPDGSKLVFTFEHDGSLNLGLVDSSGNNFRQLTAFHNGEQTYHPNWSPDGKSIVFGYSMNDGQDVARISSDSGAVEFLISGSDDARDPVYTMDSSAIIFASDRTGIFNLYRFELSNGEISQLSNVLGGTFMPTVNRTGAIMYAGYTSGGYKLRMIDDPRPNNFSETSYEYTKPVPKTDVNASLPRNQFDFTALRNYNDTNLLGKESKTYKNIFSSLAIIPFLRIDNYNTKSSGLDFLKPGFYFVSGDMLEKFNMFGGAAINHIFERDLFLIFEYRDRIIGFHQLGWHPTFLLELYNVSRKRTNEKITIVEQFEETTADVTYSLFEVDLFLKQHVFGPFDLLTLGLTYSQYSSALSSFLVKSSALLVPASSEVYFNGKNLSLQYNLSGIVPSRTSEINPVGRSFSLRLDNEFADFVSEDSTGASEFEATDTGIKLKLVPYTIHKAEVRYTEHFKLPYWKHTLSFTVRGGTVFGRQVPDFFDFYAGGLVGMKGYPFYSISGNEISTLNIAYRFPIWENIDIRIFQLYFDRLYGEFHADYGNAWTGSPNIRDFKRDVGFELRLDAFSWYAYPTKIFVNGTYGLDSFSYNRRNVSANYGKEWRFYFGVLFGFDFSNDLKRLVRGFDGY, from the coding sequence ATGATGTTGAAAAAAAGCGTTCTTTCACTGAACAGACTGATTTGTTTTGCACTGGCCATTTTTTCGTTTACTTCTGCACAAGAGAATCATTATAACCATGGCGATTTGAATTGGAAAAGTATCGAAACCGCACATTTTTTTGTTCATTATCATGAGGGGACTGAACGAACAGCAAATGTTATTGCTAAAATTGCCGAAGATATTTATGGTCCGGTGACAACGCTCTATCAACATGAACCGGATCATAAAGTAAATTTTATTGTTAAAGATTTCGATGATTATTCGAACGGCGCAGCATATTTCTACGACAATAAGATTGAGATCTGGGCACCCTCATTGGATTTCGTATTTCGCGGTTCTCACAATTGGCTTCGTAACGTCATTACCCACGAATTCACACACATCATACAGATACAAACATCGATGAAGTTTGGCCGCCGATTTCCCGGCTTCTACCTTCAGTGGCTGAATTACGAAGAAGAACGACGTCAAGATGTGTTATATGGTTATCCGAACACTGTTGTATCGTATCCGCTCTCGGGATTTGTTATTCCAAGCTGGTTTGCCGAAGGTGTCGCACAGTATAATCGTCCTGAATTGAGTTATGACTTCTGGGATTCACATCGGGATATGATATTGCGATCGTACGTTTTGGATTCCAATATGCTTTCTTGGAGTGAGATGAGTGTTTTTGGAAAGACGTCGCTTGGGAATGAATCTTCTTATAACGCAGGATTTGCGCTTACACGATATATTTCGGAACAATACGGACAGGATGCGATTCCCAACATCGCAAAGAATATATCCCGCATCAACAATGTTATGATCGATCAAGCCATCGAACGAACTATTGGTATCAGCGGAGAGCAATTATATAACGATTGGAAAGATACTCTCACCGCCCGGTATAAACGCCAAACTTCCCGCATCATTCCTTACCTTGTTGAAGGACGTAAATTTTTTTTGGACGGAGAGGATAGTCTTATTACAGGTATTGGTTTTGGAAATCTCAATCCTTCATTTTCTCCCGTGGATAATCGATTTATTTATACTTCCAATAAAGATCAAGATTATCTTGGATCTTCCGAGCTTTTCCTTGCGAACTTCGATACAAAAAAAGAGGAGCAGATTGTCAGCGGAGTCCGTTCACAACTGTCTTGGTCGCCGGATGGAAAAAAAATCTATTACACGAAACATTCGCATCAGAATCCTTCCGGTTCTGAAATATCAGACATCTATTCCTACAGTATCGAACAGGAAGAAGAAACAAGAATTACCTTCGGCAGAAGAGCAATCAGCGCATCAGTTTCTCCTGATGGTTCCAAACTGGTGTTTACCTTTGAACATGACGGCTCGTTGAACCTTGGACTTGTCGACAGCAGCGGAAACAATTTCAGACAACTTACGGCATTCCATAATGGCGAGCAGACCTATCATCCCAATTGGTCTCCTGATGGAAAATCGATTGTGTTTGGATATTCCATGAATGATGGACAGGATGTTGCCCGTATTTCAAGCGATAGTGGTGCAGTAGAATTTCTGATATCCGGCAGCGACGATGCGAGAGATCCTGTCTATACAATGGATAGTTCTGCAATCATTTTTGCTTCGGATCGCACCGGGATATTTAATCTGTATCGGTTCGAGTTATCGAACGGTGAAATATCACAACTATCAAATGTTCTTGGCGGAACATTCATGCCGACGGTGAATCGAACCGGTGCTATCATGTACGCAGGCTATACTTCGGGTGGATATAAATTGCGAATGATCGATGATCCGCGACCAAATAATTTTTCGGAGACATCATACGAATACACCAAACCCGTTCCGAAAACGGATGTTAATGCTTCGCTTCCGCGTAATCAATTTGACTTTACAGCATTACGAAACTATAACGACACAAATCTGCTGGGGAAGGAAAGTAAGACCTATAAAAATATTTTCAGCAGTCTTGCCATCATTCCATTCCTGCGGATTGATAACTATAACACCAAAAGCAGCGGGTTAGATTTTTTGAAGCCCGGTTTTTATTTTGTCTCCGGAGATATGCTGGAAAAGTTCAATATGTTTGGAGGAGCTGCGATTAATCATATTTTTGAGCGCGACCTCTTTTTAATTTTTGAATATCGCGATCGCATTATTGGTTTTCATCAACTTGGATGGCATCCCACGTTTTTGCTCGAACTATATAACGTATCGCGCAAGCGTACTAACGAGAAGATTACGATTGTTGAACAATTTGAAGAAACAACAGCAGACGTCACCTATAGTTTATTTGAAGTCGATCTTTTCTTGAAGCAGCATGTTTTTGGACCGTTTGATTTGTTAACGTTAGGATTGACCTATAGTCAATATAGCAGCGCATTAAGTTCTTTTCTTGTGAAGAGTAGCGCATTGCTTGTGCCGGCGTCGTCGGAAGTGTATTTCAACGGCAAGAATCTTTCGCTGCAATATAATCTTTCGGGTATTGTTCCGTCGCGAACAAGCGAGATCAATCCGGTCGGCCGTTCTTTCTCATTGAGATTAGATAATGAATTTGCCGATTTTGTGTCTGAGGATTCCACCGGAGCTTCAGAGTTTGAAGCGACGGACACCGGGATTAAATTGAAACTTGTACCGTATACGATTCACAAAGCTGAAGTGCGATATACTGAACATTTCAAATTACCTTACTGGAAGCATACATTATCCTTTACTGTGCGCGGCGGGACGGTATTTGGAAGACAAGTTCCTGACTTTTTTGACTTCTATGCTGGTGGACTTGTTGGAATGAAAGGCTATCCTTTCTATTCCATCAGTGGAAATGAAATTTCGACATTGAATATTGCCTATCGTTTTCCGATTTGGGAAAATATTGATATCAGGATTTTTCAACTCTATTTTGACCGGTTGTACGGTGAGTTTCACGCTGACTACGGGAATGCTTGGACAGGGTCGCCGAACATTCGGGATTTCAAGAGGGATGTAGGATTTGAGCTTCGACTTGATGCATTTTCCTGGTATGCGTACCCGACGAAGATTTTTGTAAACGGAACGTATGGATTAGATTCATTCTCTTACAATCGACGAAATGTTTCTGCGAATTATGGAAAAGAATGGAGATTTTATTTTGGTGTGTTGTTCGGATTTGACTTTAGTAACGATCTTAAACGTTTAGTTAGGGGTTTTGATGGGTACTAA
- the lptG gene encoding LPS export ABC transporter permease LptG: MKILDSYILKQFLMTMIFGLITFMAIFVIIDLMENLDDFLDNNVANSIIIQYYFSFLPEIIKLMTPVAVLLASLFTTGKLASNNELTAMKAGGMSIYRYMFPLISVALIVSLASVYFNGWIVPYANQQKFSIERKYLNKYLESSARANIYLQDGPRRIVYIAYFDRISGNGTRASIQEFSDSSLISISQRWDGLQFLWDSTKQKWTMQLGQHRVVTKNGEQLTTFDTYVFDDLSFSPKDIVKKVEKPEEMNYTELRDFIVRQQSSGNDVARWMVDYHSKVAFPFASVIVVLFGIPFSFGKRKGGIAIQVGISAAVVFIYMVFMKISNVFGYNGDLNPLLTAWLANIIFFTAGVINILRTNK, from the coding sequence ATGAAGATCCTCGATTCATATATCTTAAAACAATTCCTTATGACGATGATCTTCGGATTGATCACGTTTATGGCGATCTTTGTTATCATCGATCTCATGGAAAATCTGGACGACTTTTTGGATAACAATGTCGCCAATTCAATCATCATTCAATATTATTTTTCATTCCTCCCGGAAATTATTAAACTAATGACCCCCGTAGCGGTGCTATTGGCAAGTCTATTTACTACCGGAAAGTTGGCGTCAAACAACGAGCTGACAGCAATGAAAGCCGGCGGCATGAGCATCTACCGTTACATGTTTCCGTTGATCTCGGTCGCATTGATTGTCAGCCTTGCATCGGTCTATTTTAACGGTTGGATCGTGCCATATGCAAATCAACAAAAGTTTTCGATTGAACGAAAATATCTAAACAAATATTTGGAATCCTCTGCACGTGCAAACATCTATCTTCAAGATGGTCCGCGACGAATCGTTTATATTGCATACTTCGACAGAATAAGCGGCAATGGTACGCGAGCTTCCATCCAAGAATTCAGCGATAGCAGCTTGATTTCCATTTCACAGCGATGGGATGGGCTTCAATTTCTATGGGATAGTACAAAGCAGAAATGGACGATGCAACTTGGACAACATAGAGTTGTGACGAAGAATGGTGAACAACTCACAACATTTGATACATACGTTTTCGATGATCTCTCCTTCTCGCCAAAAGATATCGTCAAAAAAGTTGAGAAACCGGAAGAAATGAACTATACGGAATTGCGTGATTTTATTGTCCGACAACAAAGCAGCGGAAATGACGTCGCACGATGGATGGTGGATTATCACAGTAAAGTGGCATTTCCATTTGCAAGCGTCATCGTCGTGTTGTTCGGAATTCCGTTTTCATTTGGGAAACGAAAAGGAGGCATTGCAATTCAAGTCGGGATTTCTGCGGCAGTCGTTTTTATCTACATGGTTTTTATGAAGATCAGCAATGTTTTCGGTTACAATGGCGATCTTAATCCTCTCTTAACCGCGTGGCTAGCGAATATCATTTTCTTTACCGCCGGAGTGATAAATATTTTGAGGACGAACAAATAG